In the genome of Leeuwenhoekiella sp. MAR_2009_132, one region contains:
- a CDS encoding carboxymuconolactone decarboxylase family protein, translated as MSENSQNQVESFNAYRAKMNDKILGDKNKIINRIFNLDTNAFTAGALDVKTKELLGLVASTVLRCDDCVKYHLESCFNEGVTKEEVMETLSIGTLVGGTIVIPHLRRAYEFWEALEENAVK; from the coding sequence ATGTCTGAGAATTCTCAAAATCAAGTAGAATCATTTAACGCATACCGCGCTAAGATGAACGATAAAATTCTGGGTGATAAAAATAAAATTATCAACAGGATTTTTAATTTAGACACAAATGCATTTACTGCCGGCGCTTTAGACGTAAAAACTAAAGAACTATTAGGCCTCGTAGCCTCCACCGTTTTGCGTTGTGATGATTGCGTAAAGTATCATTTAGAAAGTTGCTTTAATGAAGGGGTTACTAAAGAAGAAGTGATGGAGACTTTAAGTATTGGCACTTTAGTAGGTGGTACGATTGTAATTCCACACTTAAGAAGAGCCTATGAATTCTGGGAAGCTCTTGAAGAAAATGCAGTAAAGTAA
- a CDS encoding ABC transporter permease — MAEQEEWLYEINAKQPLIDIDFKEIWRYRDLLFLFVRRDIISAYKQTILGPLWYLIQPLFTGIIFTLVFNNIASISTGGAPPFLFNLAGITMWSYFAQCLNNTSNTFASNAGLFSKVYFPRIISPMSQAISALFKLSIQLFIFACFYMYFVVKGSEVQPNNTLWFFPVLLLIVAVLGLGAGMLISSLTTKYRDFRILIGFATTLLMYISAVMYPISEVRNSAALAEYTWVVELNPIAILIEAFRYMTLSEGLFEWSLLAYCAVLSLVLFFVGLIVFNRTGKNFIDTI; from the coding sequence ATGGCAGAGCAGGAAGAGTGGTTGTACGAGATCAATGCCAAGCAGCCTTTGATTGACATTGATTTTAAGGAAATATGGAGGTACAGAGATCTGTTATTTCTTTTTGTTAGACGTGATATCATTTCGGCTTATAAACAAACAATTCTTGGACCACTATGGTATTTAATACAGCCATTATTTACTGGTATCATATTTACTTTAGTTTTTAATAATATCGCAAGTATATCAACAGGTGGAGCACCACCATTTTTATTCAATTTAGCGGGTATTACGATGTGGAGCTATTTCGCCCAATGTTTAAACAATACTTCAAATACGTTTGCCAGTAATGCCGGGCTTTTTTCAAAAGTATATTTTCCCAGAATTATCTCCCCGATGTCACAGGCTATTTCAGCCTTATTTAAATTGAGTATTCAGCTTTTTATTTTTGCCTGTTTTTATATGTATTTCGTTGTTAAAGGATCAGAAGTACAACCTAATAATACGCTTTGGTTTTTCCCTGTTCTTCTGCTTATTGTGGCAGTATTAGGTTTAGGAGCAGGAATGTTGATTTCGTCTTTAACTACTAAATACAGAGATTTTAGAATTTTGATTGGCTTTGCGACGACACTTCTTATGTATATATCTGCGGTTATGTACCCGATTTCTGAAGTGCGTAATAGCGCTGCTTTAGCGGAGTATACCTGGGTAGTCGAACTAAATCCTATAGCTATTCTAATTGAAGCTTTTCGCTATATGACGTTGAGTGAAGGCTTATTTGAATGGTCTTTGCTTGCTTATTGCGCAGTGTTGAGTCTGGTTTTGTTTTTTGTAGGGTTGATCGTTTTTAACAGGACCGGTAAGAATTTTATTGATACGATATAA
- a CDS encoding exopolysaccharide transport family protein, whose amino-acid sequence MEDEFEIKDLQNFFDFKGFIIKVLSWWPLFVVCIGIAYYIAHYKNVRKQTVYRMSNMITVKDDQNPFFTANTSLTFNWGGTTDKVQTAIILLRSRSHNEAVVEKLQFYVDYLQQGEYHLEDIYGNTPFTVDVNVTRPQLLGKMIKVVFVSDKKYRLEIDFQGGTSSAQNYNTKEISTVPVPNSAIVKEYNLGDPVDLPYFNFKLNPSGIPAEIGKEYLIQFNAFDGAVGRYRGIGIDQTPTGSSILSLSLTGTNKKRLVDYLNSSVRVLSETQLERKNLFATRTIKFIDSSLAVKTAEMSSVQEELDSFRDNNSSVGIGGSEEGLITKITELDAQKQNLEQRLQYYQDLERYLRTREDYGTDIPAPSITGIGEGSVTQSVSSIIELAEERKRLAYSAKPNNPAFKDLDRRINAIKSVLFENMASSQQILNRQLRDVRSEIAQTESQMRKLPNEQQQLFGIQRRYNLTEGAYGLFLDKRSQAGIVKAANVSDILIIDEAKDTGGGAIGPNTEVSYVMAIVAGTVVPLVIVFLLFFFDTKISNPNEIKRLSKIPVLGAIGKSNSKSNLVVIEDPRSAISEAFRGIRSSLQFIYRKQKIEGAKTVRVTSSVSGEGKTFCSINLASVFALSERKTVLVGLDLRKPKIFGDFNLPLDKGVVNYLIGEDNLESIIQKTQIPHLDVILAGSVPPNPSELLMSDQMDVLIEELKKKYDYIVLDTPPIGLVADALELDDYVDATLYVIRQHYTKKGMLRLINDKYKKKEINNTSFILNYFSAKSKMGYGYGYGYEYGYSYGKYGEAYRDKKPKGFLPLVLNKLNKLRLWFNEQVEK is encoded by the coding sequence ATGGAAGATGAGTTTGAAATAAAAGATTTACAGAACTTTTTTGACTTTAAGGGTTTTATAATTAAGGTACTTAGCTGGTGGCCGCTTTTTGTTGTTTGCATAGGTATTGCTTATTATATAGCACATTATAAAAATGTAAGAAAACAAACGGTTTATCGTATGAGTAATATGATAACTGTTAAAGACGATCAAAATCCGTTTTTTACAGCAAATACGAGTCTTACCTTTAACTGGGGAGGAACCACAGATAAGGTACAGACAGCGATAATTTTATTACGCTCAAGAAGTCATAATGAAGCGGTCGTAGAAAAATTACAGTTTTATGTAGATTACCTTCAACAAGGCGAATATCACCTTGAGGATATTTACGGTAATACCCCATTTACAGTAGATGTAAATGTTACAAGGCCTCAGTTGTTAGGTAAAATGATTAAGGTTGTTTTTGTAAGTGACAAAAAGTACCGATTAGAAATTGATTTTCAAGGCGGGACTTCTTCAGCTCAAAATTATAACACCAAAGAAATAAGTACTGTACCAGTGCCTAACAGCGCTATAGTAAAAGAATATAATTTAGGAGATCCTGTAGATTTACCGTATTTCAATTTTAAACTGAACCCATCTGGAATTCCAGCTGAAATTGGTAAAGAATATCTTATTCAGTTTAATGCATTTGATGGTGCTGTAGGTAGATACAGGGGTATAGGAATAGACCAGACGCCTACGGGATCTAGCATTTTAAGCTTGAGTCTCACCGGCACTAACAAAAAAAGGCTGGTTGATTATTTAAATTCTTCGGTGCGCGTACTTAGCGAAACCCAATTAGAGCGTAAGAATTTATTTGCCACAAGAACTATAAAATTTATTGATAGTAGTCTTGCTGTGAAGACGGCGGAGATGAGTAGCGTTCAGGAAGAATTAGATTCATTTAGAGATAACAATTCTTCGGTAGGAATAGGAGGGAGTGAAGAAGGTTTAATAACCAAAATAACCGAGTTAGATGCGCAAAAGCAAAATTTAGAACAGCGTCTTCAGTATTACCAGGATTTGGAGCGTTATTTACGTACGCGGGAAGATTATGGTACAGATATTCCGGCGCCTTCAATTACTGGCATTGGTGAAGGTAGTGTAACGCAAAGTGTATCAAGTATTATAGAATTAGCCGAAGAGCGAAAACGACTGGCATATTCTGCAAAACCGAACAACCCGGCGTTTAAAGACTTAGACAGGCGTATCAACGCAATTAAATCGGTTTTATTTGAAAATATGGCTTCAAGCCAGCAAATACTTAATCGTCAATTGCGAGATGTTCGCAGTGAGATCGCACAGACTGAATCTCAAATGCGGAAACTTCCAAATGAACAGCAACAACTTTTTGGCATACAGCGAAGATACAATCTTACTGAAGGAGCGTATGGTTTGTTTTTAGATAAGCGAAGTCAGGCAGGAATTGTTAAAGCAGCTAATGTTTCAGATATATTGATTATTGACGAAGCTAAAGATACAGGTGGTGGTGCCATAGGCCCTAATACTGAAGTGAGTTATGTTATGGCTATCGTGGCAGGAACTGTGGTGCCTCTGGTTATTGTATTTCTACTGTTCTTTTTTGATACTAAAATAAGCAACCCTAACGAAATAAAAAGACTTTCAAAAATACCTGTTTTAGGAGCTATAGGAAAGAGCAATTCTAAAAGTAATCTTGTAGTAATCGAAGATCCCAGATCTGCAATTTCTGAAGCATTTAGAGGTATACGGTCTAGTCTTCAGTTTATTTATAGAAAACAAAAGATTGAAGGAGCTAAGACGGTACGTGTTACTTCTTCAGTAAGTGGAGAAGGTAAAACATTTTGTAGTATCAACTTAGCCAGTGTATTTGCCTTAAGCGAACGCAAAACAGTTCTTGTAGGTCTTGACTTGCGTAAGCCAAAGATATTTGGAGATTTCAATTTACCTCTAGATAAGGGTGTTGTTAATTATTTGATAGGAGAAGATAATCTAGAATCCATAATTCAAAAAACACAAATCCCTCATCTTGATGTGATTTTGGCAGGTTCAGTACCTCCTAATCCTTCAGAGCTCTTAATGAGTGATCAGATGGATGTTTTAATTGAAGAGTTGAAGAAGAAGTACGATTACATAGTCCTAGACACTCCTCCTATAGGTTTAGTAGCAGATGCATTAGAGTTAGATGATTATGTAGATGCTACGTTGTATGTCATTCGTCAACATTACACAAAAAAGGGAATGTTGCGCTTAATAAACGATAAGTATAAAAAGAAGGAGATTAACAATACAAGTTTTATTCTCAATTACTTCAGTGCTAAAAGTAAAATGGGTTATGGTTATGGTTACGGGTATGAATACGGGTATTCTTACGGTAAATATGGAGAAGCTTATCGCGATAAGAAGCCTAAAGGATTTTTACCTCTGGTTTTAAATAAACTCAACAAATTGAGACTTTGGTTTAATGAGCAAGTAGAAAAATAA
- a CDS encoding ABC transporter ATP-binding protein: protein MSNIILSVENISKQYRLGTVGSGTLRDDFKRGWARLQGKEDPFLKVGAVNDRSQKNTEDYVWALRDINFDVKEGEVLGIIGKNGAGKSTLLKLLSRVTAPTTGVIKSRGRIASLLEVGTGFHHELTGRENIYLNGAILGMTKTEITSKLDEIIDFSGCERYIDTPTKRYSSGMTVRLAFAVAAHLEPEILVVDEVLAVGDADFQKKAIGKMQDISQGDGRTVLFVSHNMASIRQLCSRSILLENGRSIMDAETDLVVSNYLSYSSGSLTTAKVSYDEDNTKPFQILEAQIRKNKDELDSEITTGDSISLAIKYRFNIEIRKCHLSVIIRNDAGEDVVFFDRTDAYKSFYSATSGLYETSLEIPNPLLKPGSYKISLGLADKYTLVNDHKYDVIDFTISKMDSLREKRPGNLFIPLEWEMRRI from the coding sequence ATGAGTAATATTATTCTTTCTGTAGAGAATATTTCAAAACAATACCGCTTAGGTACTGTGGGTTCTGGTACACTACGAGATGATTTCAAGCGGGGTTGGGCTCGTTTACAAGGTAAAGAAGATCCATTTCTTAAAGTTGGAGCCGTTAACGATCGCAGTCAAAAAAATACAGAAGATTATGTATGGGCACTTCGCGATATTAACTTCGATGTTAAAGAAGGGGAGGTGTTAGGTATTATTGGTAAAAATGGAGCAGGTAAATCTACTTTACTTAAACTATTGTCTCGCGTTACGGCGCCAACGACCGGAGTAATTAAGAGTAGAGGGCGTATTGCGTCTCTTTTAGAGGTTGGTACTGGTTTTCATCATGAGTTGACCGGTAGGGAGAATATTTATCTCAATGGAGCCATTCTTGGGATGACCAAAACTGAAATAACCAGTAAATTGGATGAAATTATTGATTTTTCAGGCTGTGAGCGCTACATAGACACACCAACTAAACGTTACAGTAGTGGAATGACTGTCAGATTGGCTTTTGCTGTTGCTGCGCATCTGGAACCCGAAATTTTAGTTGTCGATGAAGTTCTTGCTGTAGGAGATGCAGACTTTCAAAAAAAGGCTATAGGTAAAATGCAAGATATTTCACAGGGAGATGGTAGAACAGTACTTTTTGTAAGCCATAATATGGCCAGTATAAGACAGTTGTGTTCAAGGTCGATTCTGTTAGAAAACGGAAGGTCCATAATGGATGCGGAAACAGATTTAGTAGTTAGCAACTATCTGAGTTATAGTTCTGGCTCGTTAACTACTGCAAAAGTATCTTATGATGAGGACAACACGAAACCTTTCCAGATTTTAGAAGCCCAAATACGTAAAAATAAGGATGAATTAGATTCAGAAATTACTACCGGAGATTCAATTTCATTAGCCATTAAATACCGTTTTAATATAGAGATAAGAAAGTGTCATCTTAGTGTTATAATTAGAAATGATGCAGGTGAAGATGTAGTTTTTTTTGATAGAACGGACGCTTATAAATCATTTTACAGTGCTACTTCTGGATTATATGAGACATCACTTGAGATACCTAACCCACTTTTAAAGCCAGGATCTTATAAAATTTCATTAGGACTTGCAGATAAATATACCTTGGTAAATGATCATAAATACGATGTGATTGATTTTACGATATCTAAAATGGATTCTTTAAGAGAAAAGCGTCCGGGTAATTTATTTATTCCATTAGAATGGGAAATGAGAAGAATTTAG
- the tatC gene encoding twin-arginine translocase subunit TatC has protein sequence MAKKQKVSQDEMSFLDHLEELRWHLIRATLAIVIVGVVAFIFKDFIFDDIIFAPARPDFISYDFLCRMATIFGSDKGCVNEMNFIIQNRTMGGQFNAAIWTSIIVGVVVAFPYVIYEFWKFISPGLYENERKNSRGFIIISSLLFFLGVLFGYYVIAPLSINFLANFTVGEQVKNEFDIDSYIGLVRASALAAGLIFELPIIMYFFTKIGLVTPEFLRKYRKYALIIVLVISAVITPPDISTQVIVSIPILILYEVSIFISAFVVRQEARQLKRTERSKNKN, from the coding sequence ATGGCAAAAAAACAGAAAGTATCTCAGGACGAAATGTCCTTTTTAGATCACCTTGAAGAACTTAGATGGCATTTAATACGAGCAACGCTAGCAATTGTAATTGTGGGTGTCGTGGCCTTTATATTTAAAGATTTTATTTTTGATGATATCATTTTTGCTCCTGCACGACCAGATTTTATTAGCTATGATTTTTTATGTAGAATGGCTACTATATTTGGTTCTGATAAAGGTTGCGTTAATGAGATGAATTTTATAATTCAAAACCGTACTATGGGCGGCCAGTTTAATGCTGCTATCTGGACTTCTATAATCGTAGGTGTGGTAGTCGCATTTCCATATGTTATTTATGAATTTTGGAAATTTATTTCTCCGGGGCTTTATGAGAATGAACGTAAAAACTCTCGTGGTTTTATAATAATTTCTTCTCTGCTATTTTTCTTAGGAGTATTATTTGGCTACTACGTGATCGCTCCTTTATCTATTAACTTCTTAGCTAACTTTACGGTAGGAGAGCAAGTTAAAAATGAATTTGATATAGATTCTTACATAGGTCTCGTGCGTGCAAGTGCTTTAGCTGCAGGTCTTATTTTTGAACTACCTATTATCATGTATTTCTTTACTAAAATAGGTCTGGTTACGCCAGAATTTTTAAGAAAGTATAGAAAATATGCACTTATCATTGTCTTGGTTATTTCAGCAGTAATAACACCTCCAGATATTTCAACACAAGTGATTGTATCTATTCCTATTCTCATATTGTATGAGGTTAGTATTTTTATTTCCGCTTTTGTAGTAAGGCAGGAAGCAAGACAACTAAAACGAACCGAACGATCTAAAAACAAAAATTAA
- a CDS encoding RecQ family ATP-dependent DNA helicase codes for MTSEEIDLHAALKKYFGFSQFKGLQEDVIKSIVKGEHTFVIMPTGGGKSLCYQLPALIEEGTAIVVSPLIALMKNQVDALRGISKEHGIAHVLNSSLNKGEIKQVKEDISNGITKLLYVAPESLTKEENVEFLRSEKISFVAIDEAHCISEWGHDFRPEYRNLRHIIKRIGDDIPIIAVTATATPKVQEDIMKNLGISDANSFRASFNRPNLYYEIRPKTKNVDADIIRFIKQNQGKSGIIYCLSRKRVEELAQVLQVNGVSAVPYHAGLDAKTRAKHQDMFLMEDVDVVVATIAFGMGIDKPDVRFVIHHDIPKSIESYYQETGRAGRDGGEGHCLAYYAYKDIEKLEKFMSGKPVAEQEIGHALLQEVVAYAETSMSRRKFILHYFGEEFDNETGEGGDLDDNVRNPKKKHEAKDEVVQMLNVVKNTGEIYKSKELVLTLVGKSNAIISSHRTDDEPYFGSGKDKEPGYWRALSRQILVAGFLKKDIETYGVIKMTRAGEKFLENPQSFMMTEDHMFDNSRDEVVERGNSNGGGADAKLIAMLKDLRKKVGKKKGVPPYVVFQDMSLDDMAIKYPTTLDEMANVFGVGEGKAKKYGKEFIDLITDYVAENDILKPDELVVKSTGTNSALKLYIIQNVDRKLPLDDIASAKGLEMADFVKEMEVIVNSGTKLNINYWIEDILDEDQQEELHEYFLEAETDSIEAALDEFDGDYDEEELKLYRIKFLSEVAN; via the coding sequence ATGACTTCAGAAGAAATAGACTTACACGCAGCTCTTAAAAAATATTTTGGTTTTAGTCAATTTAAGGGACTACAGGAAGATGTGATCAAGAGTATCGTTAAAGGCGAACACACTTTTGTGATTATGCCTACAGGAGGTGGTAAATCGTTATGTTATCAATTACCTGCTTTAATTGAAGAAGGCACTGCAATTGTTGTGAGCCCTTTAATAGCTCTAATGAAAAATCAGGTTGATGCGCTTCGTGGGATTTCAAAAGAACACGGTATTGCTCACGTACTTAATTCCTCTTTAAACAAAGGAGAAATAAAGCAGGTAAAAGAAGATATTTCAAACGGAATAACTAAGCTTTTATATGTTGCTCCAGAGTCGCTAACGAAAGAAGAGAATGTAGAATTTTTACGTTCTGAGAAAATAAGTTTTGTTGCCATTGATGAAGCGCATTGTATAAGTGAATGGGGGCATGATTTTAGACCAGAGTATCGTAACCTAAGACACATTATAAAGCGAATAGGGGATGACATTCCCATAATTGCAGTTACTGCTACCGCGACTCCAAAAGTACAGGAGGACATCATGAAAAATTTAGGGATTTCTGATGCAAACTCTTTTAGAGCTTCCTTTAACAGGCCTAATCTGTATTATGAGATACGTCCTAAAACAAAAAATGTTGATGCAGATATAATCAGGTTTATAAAACAAAACCAGGGTAAAAGCGGTATTATTTATTGTTTAAGCCGAAAGCGAGTAGAAGAACTTGCTCAGGTTTTACAGGTAAATGGGGTCTCTGCGGTGCCTTATCATGCAGGTTTAGATGCTAAGACGCGAGCTAAACATCAAGATATGTTTCTTATGGAAGATGTTGATGTCGTTGTTGCTACCATAGCATTTGGTATGGGTATAGATAAGCCAGACGTACGTTTTGTAATACATCATGATATACCAAAAAGTATAGAGAGCTATTATCAGGAAACCGGTAGAGCCGGCCGTGACGGCGGTGAGGGACATTGCCTTGCTTACTACGCCTATAAAGATATTGAGAAGTTAGAAAAATTTATGAGCGGCAAACCTGTTGCAGAACAGGAAATAGGTCACGCATTGTTACAAGAGGTTGTAGCTTATGCAGAAACTTCAATGTCTAGGCGTAAATTTATTCTTCATTATTTTGGGGAAGAATTTGATAATGAAACTGGAGAAGGCGGAGATCTTGATGACAATGTACGTAACCCTAAAAAGAAGCATGAGGCAAAAGACGAAGTTGTTCAAATGTTGAATGTTGTCAAAAATACCGGAGAAATATATAAAAGTAAAGAACTGGTATTAACGCTTGTAGGAAAGTCAAATGCGATCATTTCCTCGCACAGAACAGATGACGAGCCTTACTTCGGAAGCGGAAAAGATAAAGAACCCGGCTACTGGAGAGCGCTTTCAAGGCAAATACTTGTTGCTGGATTTTTAAAGAAAGATATTGAAACCTACGGCGTTATAAAAATGACCAGGGCAGGCGAGAAATTTCTTGAGAATCCACAGTCTTTTATGATGACTGAAGATCATATGTTTGACAATTCAAGAGATGAAGTTGTAGAACGCGGAAACTCTAATGGAGGAGGTGCAGATGCAAAGCTTATTGCTATGTTGAAAGACCTTCGTAAGAAAGTAGGCAAGAAAAAAGGTGTACCACCGTACGTAGTTTTTCAGGATATGTCTCTAGACGACATGGCGATTAAATATCCTACGACGCTAGATGAGATGGCAAACGTTTTTGGTGTAGGAGAAGGAAAAGCAAAAAAATACGGTAAAGAATTTATAGACCTCATTACAGATTATGTAGCTGAAAATGATATTCTAAAGCCAGACGAATTAGTTGTTAAATCTACTGGTACTAACAGTGCATTAAAGTTATATATAATACAAAATGTTGATCGAAAATTACCTCTAGACGATATAGCTTCTGCAAAAGGTTTAGAAATGGCCGATTTTGTAAAAGAGATGGAAGTAATTGTAAACAGTGGTACAAAATTGAACATCAATTACTGGATAGAAGATATTCTTGATGAAGATCAACAAGAAGAACTACACGAATACTTTTTAGAAGCCGAGACAGATAGTATTGAAGCTGCTTTAGATGAGTTTGATGGAGATTATGATGAAGAAGAGCTTAAACTTTATCGCATCAAATTTCTTAGTGAAGTAGCAAATTAA
- a CDS encoding SIS domain-containing protein yields the protein MNTYDQILKSATKTIALEQEAVANLATFLDERFADAVSLIYNAKGRVIISGVGKSAIIAQKIVATLNSTGTPSIFMHAADAIHGDLGTIQEGDVVLCISNSGNTAEIKVLIPLIKSRENKVIAMTSNKESFLAKQADAVIMAYAEKEACPHNLAPTTSTTVQLVMGDALALALLDLKGFTPQDFAKYHPGGALGKKMYLRVSDLVGLHYKPQVTPDAPIKNVIVEISQKRLGVTAVVEAHKIIGIITDGDIRRMLEKNEILTGLTAKDIMSSNPKQISNDAMATAALEVLETNSITQLLAVDHNNNYTGVVHLHDLIKEGIL from the coding sequence TTGAATACCTACGACCAGATTTTAAAAAGCGCTACTAAAACTATCGCTTTGGAGCAGGAAGCTGTAGCTAATCTAGCTACGTTTTTAGATGAACGATTTGCCGATGCAGTTTCACTAATTTATAACGCTAAAGGTCGGGTAATTATTTCTGGCGTGGGTAAAAGCGCTATAATTGCTCAAAAAATTGTTGCAACTCTTAATTCTACTGGAACGCCTTCAATCTTTATGCACGCTGCAGATGCGATTCATGGGGATTTAGGCACTATTCAAGAAGGAGATGTGGTTCTTTGCATTTCTAACAGTGGTAATACAGCCGAAATCAAAGTTCTTATTCCGTTAATTAAAAGTAGAGAAAATAAGGTTATTGCAATGACCTCAAACAAAGAGTCCTTTTTAGCAAAACAAGCAGATGCGGTTATAATGGCGTACGCCGAAAAAGAAGCCTGCCCTCATAACCTCGCCCCTACAACTAGTACGACCGTTCAACTTGTAATGGGAGATGCATTAGCGCTGGCCTTATTAGACTTAAAAGGTTTTACGCCACAAGATTTTGCAAAATATCACCCGGGTGGCGCATTAGGCAAAAAAATGTATTTACGCGTTAGTGATCTTGTAGGCCTACACTATAAGCCTCAAGTTACACCAGACGCTCCTATAAAAAATGTTATTGTAGAAATATCTCAGAAGCGCTTAGGTGTAACAGCAGTAGTTGAAGCTCATAAAATTATAGGTATTATTACAGATGGGGACATACGAAGAATGCTAGAAAAAAACGAAATCTTAACGGGCCTTACCGCAAAAGATATAATGAGTAGTAATCCTAAGCAAATTTCTAATGACGCGATGGCTACCGCTGCGCTTGAGGTTTTAGAAACAAATAGTATCACACAGCTTTTAGCTGTAGATCATAATAATAATTACACCGGTGTAGTTCACCTACACGACTTAATTAAAGAAGGAATTCTCTAA
- a CDS encoding polysaccharide biosynthesis/export family protein: MKIPTRNPFLLQNWELEQRSSALSLLKPSKKFSNFLFRLAFLALFATFGSCIPTKKLTYLQESNTLQDSLIQVNVLKSPYRVQVHDVLSIRVKALDQELVALFNPQGGEGEGGSLGDGYYYDGFVVDDHGKIRLPTLGDVSVLGYTVEEIREHIEKKLLDDYFTENANIFVTVKLAGIKYTIAGEVGSPGTKVELVEELSLLEAIVNSGDVTQFGNRTDVLILRQYPGGRKIHHVDLTKIEALNSPYYYIQPNDLILVNPLPQKSLGIGTTGLQSLNTLVSVFTLAVTTVLLITRL; this comes from the coding sequence ATGAAAATTCCTACAAGAAATCCATTTTTACTTCAAAATTGGGAGTTAGAACAGCGAAGCTCTGCCCTGTCGTTATTAAAACCTTCAAAAAAGTTTTCTAATTTTCTTTTTAGATTAGCTTTTTTAGCACTCTTCGCTACGTTCGGTTCTTGCATTCCTACTAAAAAACTCACCTATCTTCAAGAGTCAAACACACTTCAGGACAGTCTTATACAAGTTAATGTTTTAAAAAGCCCCTATAGAGTTCAGGTTCATGATGTTCTGAGTATTCGTGTTAAAGCGTTAGATCAGGAATTAGTAGCTTTATTCAATCCGCAAGGAGGAGAAGGCGAAGGTGGTAGCCTGGGCGATGGCTACTATTACGATGGGTTCGTGGTAGATGATCATGGTAAAATACGCTTGCCTACACTAGGCGATGTATCTGTTTTAGGATATACCGTAGAAGAAATTAGAGAGCATATAGAGAAAAAATTATTGGATGACTATTTTACTGAAAATGCAAACATATTTGTAACCGTAAAATTAGCAGGTATTAAATATACTATTGCAGGTGAGGTAGGCAGCCCCGGTACTAAAGTTGAACTTGTTGAAGAGTTATCGCTTCTAGAAGCTATTGTGAATAGTGGAGATGTTACCCAATTTGGGAATCGCACTGATGTCTTGATTTTAAGGCAATACCCTGGTGGCAGGAAAATTCACCACGTAGACTTGACGAAAATAGAGGCATTGAATTCGCCCTATTATTATATTCAGCCGAATGATTTGATTCTCGTAAATCCGCTTCCGCAGAAATCGCTAGGAATAGGTACTACTGGTTTACAATCTTTAAATACGCTAGTTTCAGTATTTACTTTAGCAGTAACAACCGTTTTACTAATCACCCGACTTTAA